A genomic region of Entelurus aequoreus isolate RoL-2023_Sb linkage group LG19, RoL_Eaeq_v1.1, whole genome shotgun sequence contains the following coding sequences:
- the LOC133635070 gene encoding carboxypeptidase N subunit 2 — MQRQHVVLFLLFALFDSLPAESQPCKENTNCTKDVFGSATTEIPRTLKPGVTEVFFLDSKIKTIPKAAFVENPHLEKVEFIKTTTTTIEPGAFEGLLDVKQIEVSSTPLESIPTGVFPGLINLEKISLIFNKLRHVPRGLFDGLKNLKELQLQGNEIASIEDGTFDDLENLLSLHLAKNNLSAVSVIWFSKLNKLQKLRLYENQLTAIPEDIFHHLPDLEEINLQSNKIKELSPNQFPHKDKVIKLFLDGNLLTQLPGEFFVGFPNLKKLSLQKNKLSSLPDVLFGEMKMTDFSLSENHLTELPSAIFSPLTKLRKLDLSKNLFTALSVDYFEGLDKLTNLNLQNNMIESLGYDVFEKIPSLTILDLSYNNLQTLPEDIFEPLTKLTKVLLNDNPWNCDCNLVPLHVWVKANDQLVTNAVACANPEILKGREIKSLTEEELICPTVPLTNTTLLTTIPTQPITTTMQPLTSVPTEPTTIPTEPTTVPTTATTVPTTATTVPTTATTVPTTATTVPTATSTPTIPSTTQLITTRPATTKATQSTTVPTTPAVTTTEETTTLMAVSTTALPASTIKPTLRITAPPTTPLTTAATTLAATTITTIGSTTSPSTAMTTVPITPTTMTTNTPTTATNVLFTRPVQPSQRPSTHKDTKASNRCKSEAVVYTALLLVELSCTLALTQVTLSLWRSLQRWERRPHQIKLTRFSYRREVILIPLWKKDT, encoded by the coding sequence ATGCAGAGGCAACATGTCGTTCTTTTTCTCCTGTTTGCACTGTTCGACTCGCTACCGGCTGAAAGTCAACCATGCAAAGAAAATACAAACTGTACCAAAGATGTCTTTGGTTCAGCTACCACAGAAATCCCTCGCACACTAAAACCAGGTGTGACTGAAGTTTTCTTTCTGGACAGCAAGATCAAAACAATCCCCAAAGCAGCCTTTGTGGAAAACCCCCACCTGGAAAAGGTGGAGTTCATTAAAACCACCACAACCACAATTGAGCCGGGAGCTTTTGAAGGTCTGCTAGACGTCAAGCAGATCGAAGTCTCCAGCACACCGCTAGAGTCAATCCCAACCGGAGTCTTTCCAGGCCTCATCAATCTGGAGAAAATCTCTCTGATTTTCAACAAGCTCCGTCATGTGCCGAGAGGTTTATTTGACGGCCTTAAAAACCTGAAAGAGCTCCAGTTACAAGGCAACGAGATTGCCTCCATTGAAGACGGGACTTTTGACGACCTGGAGAACCTCCTGAGTCTCCATCTGGCTAAGAACAACCTCTCCGCCGTGTCGGTCATCTGGTTCTCAAAGCTGAACAAACTGCAAAAACTGCGGCTTTACGAAAATCAGCTGACCGCCATTCCCGAGGACATTTTTCATCATTTACCAGATTTAGAAGAAATCAATTTGCAAAGCAACAAAATCAAGGAATTGTCTCCCAATCAGTTTCCGCATAAAGACAAAGTCATAAAGCTTTTCTTGGATGGCAATCTGCTGACACAGCTACCAGGAGAATTTTTTGTGGGCTTCCCGAACCTTAAAAAGCTGAGCCTGCAAAAGAACAAACTGAGCAGTCTTCCAGATGTGCTTTTTGGAGAAATGAAAATGACAGATTTTAGCCTGAGCGAAAACCATCTGACTGAGCTCCCAAGTGCGATATTCAGCCCCCTGACGAAATTGAGGAAGCTCGATCTGTCGAAGAATCTTTTCACTGCTTTGTCAGTGGACTACTTTGAAGGATTGGACAAACTCACCAATTTGAATCTGCAAAACAACATGATAGAGTCGCTGGGTTATGATGTGTTTGAAAAGATTCCATCCCTGACCATCCTTGACCTGTCCTACAACAACCTCCAAACGCTGCCTGAGGACATTTTTGAACCTCTAACAAAACTCACCAAAGTTCTCCTCAATGACAACCCCTGGAACTGCGACTGCAACCTCGTACCTCTCCACGTCTGGGTTAAAGCCAACGACCAACTCGTTACGAATGCAGTTGCGTGTGCGAATCCGGAAATCCTTAAAGGACGCGAGATCAAGTCTTTGACAGAGGAGGAGTTGATCTGCCCCACAGTTCCactcacaaacacaacattgctgACTACAATTCCAACACAACCAATCACCACAACAATGCAGCCTCTAACATCAGTCCCAACAGAACCAACCACCATCCCAACAGAACCAACCACCGTCCCCACTACTGCAACCACCGTCCCCACTACTGCAACCACCGTCCCCACTACTGCAACCACCGTCCCCACAACTGCAACCACCGTCCCAACTGCAACCTCCACACCTACGATACCTTCAACGACACAACTGATAACCACACGTCCTGCAACAACTAAGGCCACTCAGTCTACCACTGTCCCGACTACACCAGCGGTCACAACAACAGAAGAAACCACCACGCTGATGGCCGTTTCAACCACAGCTTTACCAGCCAGCACCATAAAACCAACTTTACGAATAACAGCTCCACCAACTACCCCGCTGACAACAGCTGCCACCACGTTGGCTGCAACTACAATCACAACTATTGGAAGCACAACCTCCCCCAGCACGGCTATGACAACAGTTCCTATCACCCCGACAACAATGACTACTAATACACCCACAACAGCAACAAACGTCCTTTTCACCCGTCCCGTGCAACCTAGCCAGCGACCGTCAACGCACAAGGACACAAAAGCATCAAATCGCTGCAAATCCGAGGCGGTTGTGTACACTGCTCTGCTGCTGGTGGAGCTGTCCTGCACACTAGCGCTGACTCAGGTCACATTGTCTCTTTGGCGCTCGCTGCAGCGCTGGGAGAGGAGGCCGCACCAGATCAAACTCACTCGCTTCTCCTACAGGAGAGAAGTCATCTTGATACCCTTGTGGAAGAAAGACACCTGA
- the lrrc15 gene encoding leucine-rich repeat-containing protein 15 — translation MLLPFIFQVLLLLCSLSVAVQTCPDGCKCEGNRILCIGISDVPHLPPSTTALYLSNCRISSLKPEDLTSLSLVLSIWIKNCTLREVQPGTLDSTLYLQSLVVTETELQDLPEALFQNLPKLETLNMNSNKILVLQPKWFFQIKSLTALDLSKNQLTSIPVETFHHLNELEYLLLAGNSISGLPSGVFKGLSKLKYLRLNKNLLVEVPSGSFDGLENLTELTLQDNHITHLQHDLFSKTPNLQKLFLSNNKLRTLPQGLFLHLPLLAQISLYENQLESCSPGVFGPMALQELWLYDNKLRQVEDDTFKNLTQLQLLVLSRNQISEVSTNAFQGLEQIGEISLHTNLLKTLHAGTFQGLPRLVNISLEHNFISHLPVGFLKGLSHLGQIDLKNNSLQNLPQEILDAISVADEILLQQNPWRCDKDILPLKNWLRKHPSKTNQTQVVCDSPLSLSGEIIDMLTEEDLMLQSSTQQTPLTSTERRSKPPAVNTTSSSENDKGPVSNRTSVILIVIAVVATVVISAAIIGCLCWRKNKKGRGNIGHRSRNSVL, via the coding sequence ATGCTCCTTCCATTCATCTTTCAAGTGCTCCTGCTTCTGTGCTCCCTCAGTGTTGCTGTTCAGACATGTCCTGATGGATGCAAATGTGAAGGCAACCGAATCTTATGCATTGGAATCTCAGATGTCCCTCACTTGCCTCCATCTACCACTGCTCTCTACCTTTCCAACTGCAGGATCTCCTCTCTGAAACCAGAGGACCTTACTTCTCTGTCACTAGTCTTGAGCATTTGGATTAAAAACTGTACTTTGAGGGAGGTTCAACCCGGCACGTTGGATTCCACTCTGTACCTTCAGTCTTTAGTGGTTACTGAAACAGAACTGCAAGATCTTCCAGAGGCCTTGTTCCAGAATCTTCCAAAGCTTGAGACTCTGAATATGAATAGCAACAAGATCCTTGTACTCCAACCAAAATGGTTCTTCCAAATCAAAAGTCTTACTGCCCTTGATCTGAGTAAGAACCAGTTGACCTCAATACCAGTGGAAACCTTTCACCATCTGAATGAGCTGGAGTACCTTTTGCTAGCAGGAAATTCTATTAGTGGGCTACCGAGTGGGGTATTCAAGGGGCTTTCTAAGCTCAAGTACCTTCGGCTAAACAAAAATTTACTAGTAGAAGTTCCTAGCGGAAGTTTTGATGGCCTTGAAAACCTGACAGAACTAACCCTACAGGACAATCATATCACTCATCTCCAGCACGACCTGTTCTCAAAGACTCCCAACCTCCAAAAGCTGTTCCTTTCCAACAACAAACTGAGAACTCTCCCACAAGGACTCTTCTTACATCTTCCCCTCCTAGCTCAGATATCCTTGTATGAAAACCAGTTGGAAAGTTGTAGTCCTGGTGTGTTTGGTCCCATGGCCCTGCAGGAGTTGTGGCTATATGACAACAAGCTGAGACAAGTAGAGGATGACACCTTTAAAAATTTGACTCAGTTGCAACTCTTGGTGCTCAGCCGTAACCAGATTAGCGAGGTGTCCACCAATGCCTTCCAAGGGTTGGAACAGATAGGAGAAATATCACTTCACACAAATCTGCTCAAGACTTTGCATGCTGGAACATTCCAAGGTCTTCCTAGGCTGGTAAACATTTCCTTGGAGCACAACTTCATCAGTCATCTACCTGTCGGTTTTCTCAAAGGCCTGAGTCACTTGGGACAGATTGACCTGAAAAACAACTCTCTTCAAAACCTGCCACAGGAAATTCTAGATGCCATCTCTGTGGCAGATGAGATACTCCTGCAGCAGAACCCCTGGAGGTGTGACAAGGACATCCTGCCTCTGAAGAACTGGCTGAGAAAGCACCCATCCAAAACCAACCAGACCCAAGTGGTGTGTGACTCTCCTCTCAGTCTGAGTGGGGAGATAATTGACATGCTGACAGAAGAGGACTTGATGCTGCAGAGTTCCACGCAGCAGACACCACTGACCTCGACGGAGAGGAGGAGCAAACCACCTGCTGTGAACACCACGTCTTCCTCAGAGAATGACAAGGGACCAGTTTCTAACCGTACTTCGGTCATCCTGATTGTCATCGCAGTTGTGGCCACAGTCGTCATCAGCGCCGCCATCATCGGATGTCTTTGCTGGAGAAAGAACAAGAAAGGAAGGGGAAATATTGGACACAGGAGTAGGAACTCTGTGCTGTAG